The Nerophis lumbriciformis linkage group LG09, RoL_Nlum_v2.1, whole genome shotgun sequence nucleotide sequence TAATCACTCCAATTAGTTTAATTAAACACAGCTGGACTCCAATGAAGGAGCAGAATCATCTCAAGGAAAATCAGAAGGAATTGGACAGCATGTGagtaaaatatgaatgtcacagcaAAGGGTCGGAATACCTATGACCACGTGATATTTCAGTTTTTCTCTTATAATACATTTGTCAACTTGGGGTACTGAGCGCACATTTAtgagaatttatttttttatatatgctgcaatgaaacaaagagtgaacCATTTAAAGGTGTGAATACTTTCCTTACTcaccatatatacagtatatatacatatatatatgtatatatatatatatatatatatattgtatacacatTAAATAAACATCAAATTTGCTAATCTTTCCtccttttatttacacaatgcaattacaaaacaataaaaattaTCTTAAGTGCAAGTGTTTTAACACCAAACACTTAACACTGTCTCTGTACTTTTCTTTAATGTCGTGTCTtcaagtgataaaaaaaaaaccccagacGTGTTCAAGTCGTAAGCATCGACTTTTTGGCAACATGTTGCTGGGTTGGTGTCTGAATTTTCAAATCCAAATCCAAACCAAAGCTAAAGAAAGGAGTTCCTATTCCCTTTTTAGGCATCAATCACTCTTCGGGTTTTGTGGGTTTAGTTTCCCTGATGCATTCCGTCCGTCTCTGCTAAGATGTTGACATCCAAGCTCTGCCAGCGCTCAACGCAAAGTCTATGAGTGTAAAATGGTACTGCAAAGCAGTAGCGTTGCTGGAGTTAAAATTACGatataaacaattgaaatgtttatGCTACAATTTTTATTGATTTAACAGTGATTTTTGATGAAAATTAAAATACCTAATTTCCCATTTTTTTCTGGGAAATGTCCTGCAGTATATTTTGGAATGCAAACATTGACAGGTATGCCACTAATATACACGCACGCAACCAAAGTTGTCTTATAAAGGCAGTGTTTGGAAAAGTGGTTGATATTAATCCCGAGTTCAACAGGAAAATAACAACACATAGCATCTCCATATTATTTCCTTCTGGATgatgttttttgtgtattttgccTGAATAACAGTCATTAtacccaaccatccattttctaccgcttgtcccttttgggggcgcggggggtgctggaacctatctcagctgcattcgggcggaaggtggggtacaccctggacaagtcgccacctcatcgcagggccaacaccacagacaacattcacactcacatttacaaatCAATTATGACAAATTATAACATATATAGACATGTATTTATCCATCTGTTCTCTTAAACCACTAATGTAAACAAATGCTGTCTGTTTTTGGTTTAGCTATTTTTAATTTTGAGTCGGTAAAATACACCACCTATAAGTTGAAGTCATGAAATATGGTCCTGTGCCCCATTTCCTCAGAATTCCCCATAGTTCTGAGTCATCGGGTTCAATCAACAGTAGCGTGCCAAATCAGGAAATGCCTGCATTTCCTTTACCCTATGCGAGCCTTAAATATCTGTTTGCTGAATCCTTGGGGAACCATGTTTTTCAAGTGCTGAACAAGTAAAAAATAGCTTAGTTTTTAGCCAATACATGCACATATACTCAAATAACCACTTATTTTTCTGATACCATGTCATATCAGGCATATATGTACAATGATTCCAACAAAATTGGTCTTTGGTTTGCTCTCAACAGTACTGGAGATCCTACAGTTAGTCAACCACCGGGACTTGCTCCTGGCCGACACACATATTCAGGAGCTAGAGCGGGAGTGTGAACTGTTGTCTCTCCTGCCATGTCCGACCAGTCCCACCCTGACTCCGACCCTCAGCCCCCCCAGCCCTTCTGGCATGATTCCCCTGTCATTCTCATCTTTGGATGACTCACTGAGCGCCAATGCTACTCTGGATTCGAGCCGAAGGAAAGAGAAGGACGTGGAGCTGCTCTATGAGGCTTTGATGAAAGAGATGTGGGATGTTGTGCGTGAGTCTCTCCGTCAGCCCAGTGCTGGGCCCAACCTTGGGCTTGTGGTGCTGGTGATTCAACAGGAGGAACATGCTGATGCTGCCTGGACTCTTCGAGAGGACACCAAGCCAGAGCAACAAATGGATGTGGCTCTTCAGATCCAACCCAGCCATCGTCCTCGACGACTGAAGATAAAGTGGAGGGAAGCAGTGGCGGAGGCTGCAGACTGGAGCTTGCCACACCAGGTGGACACTCAGGCGGGCCAGCTGTCCTCGTATCTTGAGCGCCTGAGGTGTCGGGTGGTGGATGACTTGGATGCAGCAAGGAGGAATGCTGTGTCTATTTACCCGGAGGAGTTTGCCGCTTTCCAGGTGTATGTGGAAAGTTATCATAGAGCTGTGGCCAAACGCCTGAAAGCCATTACCAGTGACCGACTGCAGATTACTGATGTCTACTCGCTGTTGGACTGGTTCTACAACATCTACAACCGGTAGAGTACCTGTACATATGTCAGCACTAGACAGTACCAAACGGTAAATGCTAAGTATCTAATTGTCTTTCCACAAAATACATGTTTCTCTTTACAAAGGGATGTTCTGGGAACCATAGGCACCGCAACACCCATCAACTATGCCTCTCTGGAACCCATTCTGCCTCAAAATACAGTGAACAGGCTGGAAGAAGACTGTCTTAGTCTCGTCAAGGTAAACATTGAGTATTATCATGACAGCTGCGTGTAAATGTGAACCATTTTGTTGATGGTGTTCCAGGAGAAGGTAACAACAGAGCTGATTCAGGTTCTGGATGATGAAGAACGGCGATGGGCCCATACTCTACACATAGAGGAATATCAGTCCCATTTAGCACGCTCGGTCATACAGGTACTAaataattttgcagtaaaaaaacaaaacgggaTACATTACAATTAAGATCCAGCTGtccttaaaaaatgtgttgttctCACTTCTAGAGACTGAAAGTTGATCTAGACAAATCTACATCTGTGAACCAGTTTCTCGGGGCAAGAGTGGCTCGTTTTAGTCTCATCGGTTTGGCTGATTTTCTTTACAGGTGAGGAACAAAATAACAAAGAAACCAATATAACATTTATATCAAtgcatatatacagacatacatttGTATACTGTATCATACAGTAAATTATAATATtcaaatttagaatttaatgtaggaaatacaaataaatataaatacatcttTGTGTTTAATTGGTTAATTTAGATATCGGTAGAAACCAatcacatatactgtattatCTGTAAATTAGAATCATAATTATAATCAGAAAAAAAACACAGGgcaagggtgtaacaacacaatttTTAAACAACAGCGTATTCTCGGTTATCACATGTTTTCTTTCCGGACCCTCCCGTGGTAGGTGAATTTCCGCAAAGTAAGGATGCTATTATTTTATGAGATGTATCGATATCATATATATTCTACATTTTTATAATCGCTCCTCACATATAGCTTTCATTAACACTGACAAACACTTCCTATGATCTGAAAAACACTTTATACACTTTAAAACCAACGTAATTTTAACATGAAACTTAAATAGGTACTTAAATCTCAATGTggtcaatggtactttaaaatctgCGAAGCACTGAGACCGCAGAGTCGAGGGAACACTGTTCTGCCTTTATCTTATTACATACATTTTGCATTTTATtacatgttgtttttgtaaacaacagaaaaaaatattttgtgaaaaTACAAAATGTGTCACTTTCGTATCGGTTGTATACTGACACTACCCTTGGTATCTACCGATGTATGGATCGATCCGCCCTCCCCATGTGTACGCCTGACCGCTACACAGCAACAGAACACATTATATTATCTTCTCTCtacactcttattaatctaccgtACTTGTTAATTCCCTGTTAATATCTGGCTACATTCTGCTGTAATGCCCTTCAATCTACATTTCTTAACTTGACTACTTATTTCgtttgttgtttcaagctagtttaACGGCTAGTTTAGCAATTAGCATGCCTTCTTGTTTGGTCCCGCTTGCTCttactcggtgtgtaacatgtttagccttgtcctccaggGATAATggcacttgtaataaatggaatttATTTGGCGATGATTATCAACCTAGGGAATTGGCTCCACACTCTGTATTGACATACACAGTTAGCTGCTCTGTTAGCTTGGGgatcacaaaataaataaattatcagCCGAAGAGGGTTGGCTTTTGTGGCAGCAAACTTATGATAAAAACTTACATTTGGCACAACGTATCATCGGCCATGAATGTAGAATACAAGACTCAATGTTGTTGGCAATTGGATGAATAACCTTCCTTGTCTAGCTTTGGCAAATGGAACCCTAAAACTAAAATGGCCGACTGCACGTGTAAAATAACTTGGTGTGTTTTTGTGCATGTTGTAGCTTCCCAAAAAGTGATTTTGTTAacgaaataatacaaaaaataacaatgggAAAATAAAGCAATTCCAATCGGGTCCTTATGCGGGTCCTAACAAGCTTTTACCAGTTCAGTGCCATCTGCTGGATCTTATTAAAAACATTGCGTACAGTTTTCAGAGAAAAGTGGAGATGTTTCACGAGACACAGGCGGAGTTCGGTGATCGAGGAGATGGATATGTTTCCAGGACAATAGCTCTGGTCAACTGTTGCCCCCCTCTCAGGTGAAACACATCTGCTTCCATCTCTCATTTGAACTAAGATCTGTATTTTAATGCCACCTTTGTGCCCCGTAGAACCTTTGTGGAGCGCTGCAGGCAGTGTGACCAACAGGCTAGCGAGGACTCTGCAAAGAGAGCCAACTCTTCTCTGGACAGGATCATCAACCAGTCTGTGAGGGTTCTAGCAGACAGGCTGTTTGAGCACATTAGGGTGAGGACATCATGAGCAGGTCACCCaccatgccttctgatctctctctctctctctctctctctctctctctatgtccactacttgctgtccatatcctaccaagtcagacctacactgtttcaatatccatttctctgttctcaattgttgatgactgatgataacaaccaaacctaaccccccccccacccccctccacaccccggattgtaaataatgtaaataattcaatgtatataccctgatgattatcttgtgtgatgactgtattatgatgatagtatatattatagtatatatctgtatcattaatcaatttaagtggaccccgacttaaatcacttattcgggtgttaccatttagtggtcaattgtacggaatatgtacttcactgtgcaacctactaataaaagtctcaatcaataaaaaaacccATAGAATTTCAAGTACATTATAAATACAATtccttattccatccatccatccattttctacggcctgtccctctcggggtcgcgggggttattattgttattattattacacggTCATGGTCTAAATAGTTCACTTAATTAACTTAATTTGGCCAGGCTGGAGATCTTTATTACCcttaattagtgttgtcccgataccaacattttagtaccggtaccaaaatgtattttgatatttttcgatacttttctaaataaggccgaccacaaaaaaattggatttattttaacaaaaaaaatcttagggtatattaaacatatgtttcttattgcaatataGTCCTTAAATCAAATAGTGAaattactagacaacttgtcttttagtagtaggtaaggaaacaaaggttcctaatttgtctgctgacatatgcagtgacatattgtgtcatttctcattctattttgttaaaattatgagggacaagctgtaaaaatggattatcaatctacttgttcatttactgttgatatctggttattttcttttttaacatgttttatctacacttctgttaaaatgtaataatcacttattcttctgttgtttggatactttgcattagttttggatgataccacaaatttgggtatcaatccgataccaagtagttacaggatcatacattggtcatattcaaagttctcatgtgtctagggacatatttcctgagtttataaacataatatgcattttaaaaaaaggaaaaaagattttgtgacgataaaaaatatcaatgtggtcatagtagtattgactcgatacgctattgtacttggtatcattacagtggatgtcaggtgtagatccacccatggcatttgtttacattcagagtgctggcttgctgttagcggttagctattgtatcctcctatagtgtgtagtgaagcatgtttagctagtcctcgtcctgcagggatgatacttatacgaaactcactttattcgtcaccgtggaggcgaggattagtgatttagaagtagctaaaacactgccgactgcaaatGGAAGTTCGCCGCTAGCCAGCTAGCtagcgagccatgtcttaaagcacctcttcctgagggcgtttcagttttataacttcacctttatctttcttttttagaccaaaatgcgtccattctcccttttctgtctatacactgtgtctgcttgtaagtactccgtgattgtgcgctgccgaacatgctcgtctgctcgtaaaaccagcaatgtcacgacgtgacaacacgctgtcgatacttttcaaacagagtatagtaccgtttttgattcattagtactgcaatactataCCAGtagcagtataccgtacaaccctaccctgAATATATGATTTTGTTACAAAGTGTTAAATAAAGCCCATCCATTTTTATCATAGTAACTATATTTGGTCCTTGATTGCTTTATTTGAACTTTTCTTTACAGTTCCTAGTCAATGATTGAATAAGACTAGTAAACTGCACATAGTTAAAATACTGTTTATTTAGCATGCTTACAAATCTCCACAGTGTCAAAATGATGTAATGTACATTAGTACCCTCCGTTTTTGCTAGTAATCCattccaaaaggtcagacaaaaCTTGGCTTTGGTTTCCATCAGAAATAATATGAATCCAATTAATCCATTGCAGCCACTcgaaaatataaacacaaaacacattttcatttagaataattacatttttacttGCCGAATGCAATGCAGAATACAAAATAATTACGATTGAAGACTTTTCGTGCTACAAGTTATTTTGTGAATCAAAATTCACCTTcttcatcaaagtgctggcactcgtaAATTTATTTGGCCCAATTGTGAATTATTTTCCAGCAGCACGCCATAATAAAAGTCACCCGCTTGTGGAATTTTTTTGTTGGGCACTCAATTCTGGTACGTGGTGAAAACTGAGTAGTTTATAGGTAAAATGATTGGCAGTACAATACCCAAGATGATATATAACAATGGGGCAATATTTTCGCGAAAAAACAAATCCTACAAGCAAAGTACTGAGCGGAAGGAGGGGAGAGCAAGGGCTCTTCGAACTTCGTTATGAGTTATTTTGTGAATTCAATGGTGTTTCTCAccgtctttatcaaagtgctggcaaatGTAACTTTCTATGACCTCACAGcagattattttgtagttttactcaacaaaaaaagCAAATGCTTGGGATTCATTGTTTGGGCACTCAAAAGCGCGGAATAAACAGATTAGTTTGTTACGAGCGGTGTTTGTCTGTTGATACCAACATTGGGCCGTATGAAAAGCAAAGTAATACTCAATGTATCTCAGTCGCTTACTACTTACTTGTAACCCCAACCCTGCATTGTCTTTTTCAGCCATTTTTTGACAAAATGGTCAAGAGAAAATGGCTGAACTACACGGACACGTTCGAGGCCATTGAAGCAAGCATCAAACAACACTTCAAAAAGTTCCGAAGGATGGATCCTCCGCCGTATCAGGTGTGTCTTGTAGGGTCTGTAGGACTAAGAGGTTCAGGGACAGCAAATTCTTAATAGATTTGCTGAATGACACAGACGTTGGTGGGTGAGGTGCACCGACGGGTCCTGGTGGAATATGTCCGAGCCATCATGCGGGGACGGCTCATATGCACATCTTCCAAGATGAGGAAGAGGATGGCTTTCCGCTTACAAGACGAAGCCAAGCAGCTTAAAGGACTCTTTAAGGATTTGGTGAGTCTGTTTGTTcttttaacataaaaaaagagtacatgatcatccatccatccatccattttctaccgcttgtcccgtttggggtcgcgggggctgctggagcctagctcagctgcattcgggcggaaggcgggttacaccctggacaagtcgccacctcatcacagggccaacacagatagacagacaacattcacactcacattcacacactagggccaatttagtgttgtcaatcaacctatccccaggtgcatgtctttggaggtgggaggaagtcggagtacccggttCACCTACTATTATTACTCTatcagatttttttctttttagaattTAACATATTCATTACAAAATAGGGATGCTATTCATTACAAAATAGGGATGCTTGAATCAGGATTGTATATGAGTGATTTTGGCTCATACCAATATTGATCACATGTATTTActgtaaattg carries:
- the exoc3l2a gene encoding exocyst complex component 3-like protein 2, which gives rise to MPILKNLPGRSKSCHEFPRANGELILPRLDLDLKDLDNLKELNELKDLNKNLNPFEDVDLDEDERGEGDAGLIMGEVRGTLQLRSARDGEEEENELNAERHGAVNHKGKPLRGTLERICGVSPLKTLGKLGKGLRKSGRSVWGNNSPHYSPGDSNTLPTERDKRKGLRRSSEGIMTLLRITGRRKEEHRESLPYGDLNADGEAEASRRPSFLRMVSLGKLKRESMSDKASQETEEEAEEEEEPVVQTREPLSVLEILQLVNHRDLLLADTHIQELERECELLSLLPCPTSPTLTPTLSPPSPSGMIPLSFSSLDDSLSANATLDSSRRKEKDVELLYEALMKEMWDVVRESLRQPSAGPNLGLVVLVIQQEEHADAAWTLREDTKPEQQMDVALQIQPSHRPRRLKIKWREAVAEAADWSLPHQVDTQAGQLSSYLERLRCRVVDDLDAARRNAVSIYPEEFAAFQVYVESYHRAVAKRLKAITSDRLQITDVYSLLDWFYNIYNRDVLGTIGTATPINYASLEPILPQNTVNRLEEDCLSLVKEKVTTELIQVLDDEERRWAHTLHIEEYQSHLARSVIQRLKVDLDKSTSVNQFLGARVARFSLIGLADFLYSFQRKVEMFHETQAEFGDRGDGYVSRTIALVNCCPPLRTFVERCRQCDQQASEDSAKRANSSLDRIINQSVRVLADRLFEHIRPFFDKMVKRKWLNYTDTFEAIEASIKQHFKKFRRMDPPPYQTLVGEVHRRVLVEYVRAIMRGRLICTSSKMRKRMAFRLQDEAKQLKGLFKDLESNASWLDSLICHMADIILLEDTPSIQMEVAVLVKEFPDIRQKHVSTLLNVRGMMRQAERQEIFNIVKDFQCSSALLGRDRAVFSDIPITSEVHCISIGFLRLAMAVTNWLSEHRPRKRRRKSTRNTRPLSSEAQNMEDVTKHNREE